A portion of the Alphaproteobacteria bacterium CG11_big_fil_rev_8_21_14_0_20_39_49 genome contains these proteins:
- the rfbA gene encoding glucose-1-phosphate thymidylyltransferase, translating into MKGIILAGGSGTRLAPITRTISKQVIPLYDKPMIFYPLSTLILAGIKDILIISTPRDLPSIERLLGDGSKLGISISYKEQPKPEGIAQAFLIGEEFINNSSVCLILGDNIFYGQGLSNKLSEASRSDKGGLVFGYHVKDPERYGVIEFDKNKKVISIEEKPKKPKSAWAVTGLYFYDSQVVQIAKNLKPSARGELEITDVNNEYLKKGQLNVELFGRGMAWLDTGTPQSLLNASNFVHTVEERQGLKIGCIEEVSYRKNFIDKEQLIALADEYKNNEYGQYLHQLANE; encoded by the coding sequence ATGAAAGGCATTATTTTAGCAGGAGGGTCGGGAACCAGACTGGCCCCGATAACAAGAACCATAAGCAAGCAGGTGATTCCGCTTTATGATAAACCTATGATTTTCTATCCGTTATCAACCTTAATACTGGCGGGTATAAAAGACATATTAATAATAAGTACGCCACGTGATTTACCTTCAATTGAAAGGTTATTGGGTGACGGTTCTAAATTAGGCATATCCATATCATATAAAGAACAGCCCAAACCCGAAGGTATTGCACAGGCATTTTTAATCGGCGAAGAATTTATAAACAACTCCTCTGTGTGCCTTATTTTGGGTGATAATATATTTTACGGACAAGGCTTATCTAACAAACTTAGCGAAGCTTCAAGGTCGGACAAAGGAGGGCTTGTATTCGGTTATCACGTAAAAGATCCCGAACGCTACGGTGTAATTGAGTTCGATAAAAACAAAAAAGTTATATCTATTGAAGAAAAACCCAAAAAACCAAAATCGGCATGGGCAGTAACAGGCTTGTATTTTTACGACTCACAGGTTGTTCAAATAGCCAAGAATTTAAAGCCCTCGGCACGGGGCGAGCTTGAAATAACCGATGTTAACAACGAATACTTAAAAAAAGGTCAGTTGAATGTAGAGCTATTCGGACGAGGAATGGCGTGGCTTGATACGGGTACGCCTCAATCACTGCTAAATGCGTCAAATTTTGTCCATACCGTTGAAGAACGCCAAGGGCTGAAAATAGGCTGTATTGAAGAAGTTTCATATAGAAAAAATTTTATTGATAAAGAACAGCTTATTGCTTTGGCAGATGAGTATAAAAACAATGAATACGGTCAATATTTGCATCAGCTAGCCAATGAGTAA
- a CDS encoding DNA polymerase III subunit gamma/tau, whose translation MTQKEAKVTKGKKDNYKVLALKYRPDNFDDLIGQEVLVRTITNAIKTNRIANAFLLTGIRGVGKTTTARIISRVLNCVGKDGKGGATASPCGVCVNCIEIKEDRHPDVLEMDAASHTGVDDIREIIDNSRYLPTTARYKIYIIDEVHMLSKNAFNALLKTLEEPPAHVKFIFATTEIRKIPVTILSRCQRFDLRRIDNEILVPFLQKVSEKEGAAVDKEAIEMIAHASEGSVRDSLSLLDQAISHSGDKITAKMAQDMLGLADKGKIIDIFDFIAKGDIENALSALKDLYDASADPVLVLNDLLEFSYIVTKLKIIPNLNATGFIPENEFKMAKEIAEKLDIPYLTRCWQMLLKGLNEAKTAPNTFNAVEMIMIRLAHLSNLPSPAALIKKIQNSDSPPPTGGGSRAGGSYSMQSAQHAYQPQSMPQNEAEGEPVAFINSFEELVELFKINKEVLIHSWLVSDASLISFKQGRLELSLTAEIPSDFPQRVSGHLRNWTGQNWVVVASNKAGSPSLLQQKINEEKNLKKELSKHPNVNKILELFPGAYISKVEEK comes from the coding sequence ATAACACAAAAAGAGGCAAAAGTGACTAAAGGAAAAAAAGATAATTACAAGGTTCTGGCATTAAAATACAGACCTGATAATTTTGACGATCTTATAGGTCAGGAAGTTTTGGTACGTACTATAACTAATGCCATCAAAACAAACCGCATAGCCAATGCTTTTTTGCTTACGGGTATCAGGGGCGTGGGCAAAACTACTACGGCCCGTATTATTTCACGTGTTTTAAACTGTGTCGGTAAAGACGGTAAAGGCGGTGCTACCGCAAGCCCATGCGGTGTTTGTGTTAATTGTATAGAAATTAAGGAAGACAGACACCCCGACGTACTCGAAATGGACGCTGCAAGCCACACAGGAGTTGATGATATCCGTGAGATAATCGACAATTCCAGATACTTACCCACCACTGCCCGTTATAAGATATACATTATTGACGAGGTTCACATGCTTTCTAAAAATGCGTTTAACGCATTACTGAAAACATTGGAAGAACCCCCTGCCCATGTAAAATTTATTTTTGCCACAACTGAAATACGCAAAATTCCCGTTACAATTCTATCAAGATGCCAGCGTTTTGATTTAAGGCGAATTGATAATGAGATACTTGTTCCGTTCCTGCAAAAAGTCTCGGAAAAAGAAGGGGCTGCCGTTGATAAAGAAGCCATAGAGATGATAGCCCATGCATCGGAAGGCTCGGTGCGTGATTCGCTGTCCTTATTAGATCAGGCGATTTCACATTCGGGTGACAAGATTACCGCCAAGATGGCACAGGATATGTTAGGTCTTGCCGATAAAGGCAAAATAATCGATATATTCGATTTTATTGCTAAGGGTGATATTGAAAATGCTCTTAGTGCATTGAAAGATTTATATGATGCAAGTGCCGACCCTGTTTTAGTCCTGAATGACTTACTGGAGTTTTCTTATATTGTTACAAAGCTGAAAATTATCCCTAATCTGAATGCTACCGGCTTTATTCCTGAAAATGAATTTAAAATGGCAAAAGAAATAGCGGAAAAACTTGATATACCATACCTTACAAGGTGTTGGCAGATGTTGTTAAAAGGATTGAATGAGGCGAAAACCGCTCCTAACACATTTAATGCGGTTGAAATGATAATGATACGCCTTGCTCATTTGTCAAACCTCCCCTCACCTGCTGCTTTGATAAAGAAAATTCAGAACTCTGATTCTCCGCCCCCTACAGGCGGAGGAAGCCGAGCCGGTGGTTCTTATAGTATGCAGTCAGCACAACATGCTTATCAGCCTCAGTCAATGCCGCAAAATGAGGCTGAAGGCGAGCCTGTTGCCTTCATTAATAGTTTTGAAGAACTGGTTGAATTGTTTAAAATAAATAAGGAGGTGTTAATTCATAGTTGGCTTGTATCAGATGCAAGTTTGATAAGCTTTAAACAAGGCAGGCTGGAATTGAGCCTTACAGCCGAAATACCTTCTGACTTTCCACAGCGTGTCAGCGGACATTTAAGAAACTGGACGGGACAAAACTGGGTTGTTGTAGCCTCAAATAAAGCAGGTTCGCCAAGTTTGTTGCAACAAAAGATAAATGAAGAAAAAAATCTTAAAAAAGAGCTATCCAAGCACCCTAATGTTAATAAAATACTGGAATTATTCCCCGGTGCGTATATAAGTAAGGTAGAGGAAAAATAG
- the argH gene encoding argininosuccinate lyase translates to MIKTNKNPLWGGHFDNGPSEIMEKINESISFDKKLYEYDIKGSIAHCDMLVKKKILTQPEGKMIVKGLNQIKKEIYRGKFVFKTQLEDIHMNIESRLHDIIGDVAGKLHTARSRNDQVATDFRLYVRDALDVTEETLKNLQKALIKRAEEHSSTIMPGFTHLQTAQPVTLGHHLMAYVEMFGRDRSRVKDARLRMNECPLGAAALAGTSFPIDRKATAKSLDFKCATANSIDSVSDRDFALEFLSTASIISMHLSRLAEEIVIWSSADFNFIKLSDAFTSGSSIMPQKRNPDAAELVRAKSGRIYGSLFSLLTVMKGLTLTYSKDMQEDKEPVFDAAENLALCINAMAGMIKDMNVNKEKMKEAAGRGYSTATDLADWLVRNLGIPFRQCHSIAGRVVKLAEERGCKLEEIPLEDMQQIEPKITEGILKVLSVESSVKSRTSYGGTSPENVEKAIKEAKKKYEL, encoded by the coding sequence ATGATAAAAACAAATAAAAATCCGTTATGGGGAGGTCATTTTGATAACGGTCCTTCCGAGATAATGGAAAAGATAAACGAATCTATAAGTTTTGATAAAAAGCTGTATGAATACGATATAAAAGGTTCGATTGCCCATTGTGATATGCTGGTAAAGAAGAAAATACTAACCCAGCCCGAAGGCAAGATGATTGTAAAAGGTCTTAACCAGATTAAAAAAGAGATATACAGGGGAAAGTTCGTATTCAAGACTCAGCTTGAGGATATTCACATGAATATAGAATCCCGTCTTCATGATATCATCGGAGATGTTGCCGGAAAGCTGCACACAGCTCGCTCAAGGAATGATCAGGTGGCAACCGATTTCAGGCTTTATGTAAGGGACGCACTGGACGTTACCGAGGAAACTTTAAAAAACCTGCAAAAAGCACTTATTAAACGTGCCGAGGAACATTCTTCAACGATAATGCCCGGATTTACCCATCTTCAAACCGCCCAGCCTGTGACTCTGGGGCATCATTTAATGGCTTATGTCGAGATGTTCGGCAGAGATAGAAGCCGTGTAAAGGACGCAAGGCTTAGAATGAACGAATGTCCGCTTGGTGCGGCTGCACTTGCGGGGACTTCATTCCCTATCGACAGGAAGGCAACGGCAAAATCATTAGATTTTAAATGTGCTACGGCAAATTCTATCGACTCTGTTTCCGATAGGGATTTCGCACTGGAATTTCTAAGTACGGCATCAATTATATCAATGCATTTATCAAGATTGGCAGAAGAGATAGTTATCTGGTCGAGTGCCGATTTTAATTTTATAAAACTGTCCGATGCATTTACGTCGGGAAGTTCGATAATGCCGCAAAAAAGAAACCCTGATGCCGCAGAGTTAGTAAGGGCAAAAAGCGGCAGGATATACGGCTCGTTATTTAGCCTTTTAACTGTGATGAAAGGTCTTACCCTAACTTATAGTAAGGACATGCAGGAGGATAAAGAACCTGTGTTCGATGCGGCGGAAAACCTTGCTTTATGCATAAACGCAATGGCAGGCATGATAAAGGATATGAACGTAAATAAAGAAAAAATGAAGGAGGCGGCAGGCAGGGGATATTCAACCGCTACCGATTTGGCGGACTGGCTTGTCAGGAATTTAGGAATTCCTTTTAGGCAGTGCCATTCAATTGCCGGAAGGGTGGTAAAACTCGCGGAAGAGCGAGGTTGCAAATTAGAAGAAATCCCTCTTGAAGATATGCAGCAAATAGAGCCTAAGATAACTGAAGGTATTTTAAAGGTTTTAAGTGTCGAAAGCTCCGTTAAAAGCCGTACAAGCTATGGCGGAACTTCTCCTGAAAATGTAGAAAAAGCTATAAAAGAGGCAAAGAAAAAATATGAATTATAA
- the rfbD gene encoding dTDP-4-dehydrorhamnose reductase produces the protein MSKKYLIIGKNGQVGSNLVHLLGNNAISYSHSDCNFKSLMQITNLLKETNIKAIFNACAYTNVDAAEKEYNEAIAANCEIPDTLAKYCKEKDIPLVHYSTDYVYSGDGTAPNKEEDTPSPLNKYGQSKLEGEKRIIASGCKYLIFRTSWVYDRHGKNFLTTMLRLAKEREELPIVSDQIGTPTYALDLAEKSIEAFENALKKDSFPSGIYNLCNSGETNWHEFAENIFDNAKKHGIALKIKGVKKITTCEYPTPAKRPLNSRLDCSKAKSVLNTQMPDWKDGLEKCMEKLIEDTNNTDKRPASC, from the coding sequence ATGAGTAAAAAATATCTAATCATCGGAAAAAACGGACAAGTAGGATCTAATCTTGTTCATCTTTTAGGAAATAACGCAATCTCATATTCACACAGCGATTGCAACTTTAAAAGCCTGATGCAAATAACTAATTTACTGAAAGAAACCAATATTAAGGCAATCTTTAATGCCTGTGCCTATACAAATGTAGATGCCGCTGAAAAAGAGTATAACGAAGCAATTGCCGCCAATTGCGAAATACCCGACACGCTGGCAAAATATTGTAAGGAAAAAGATATACCGCTTGTGCATTACTCAACAGATTATGTTTATAGCGGCGATGGAACCGCCCCCAATAAAGAGGAAGACACCCCCTCCCCTTTGAATAAATACGGGCAAAGCAAACTAGAAGGGGAAAAAAGGATAATTGCAAGCGGTTGTAAATACCTTATATTTAGAACATCGTGGGTATATGACCGACATGGAAAGAATTTCCTTACCACCATGCTACGCCTTGCCAAAGAGCGTGAAGAGCTACCTATAGTATCAGACCAGATTGGCACACCGACATATGCATTAGACTTAGCGGAGAAATCTATTGAAGCATTTGAAAATGCACTGAAAAAAGATTCGTTTCCGTCGGGTATATATAATTTATGCAATAGCGGTGAAACAAACTGGCATGAATTTGCCGAAAATATTTTTGATAATGCCAAAAAGCATGGTATTGCTTTAAAAATAAAAGGGGTAAAAAAAATAACCACTTGTGAATATCCGACTCCCGCAAAACGCCCTTTAAATTCAAGATTAGATTGCAGTAAGGCTAAATCTGTACTAAACACTCAAATGCCCGATTGGAAAGACGGCTTAGAAAAGTGCATGGAGAAATTAATTGAAGATACGAACAACACCGATAAAAGACCTGCTAGTTGTTGA
- a CDS encoding 1-acyl-sn-glycerol-3-phosphate acyltransferase, which yields MIIIRSVLFNIYFPLWTYTLAIVASPFYLAPQHIASKIGHIWSTGIMIGLKYICSITYERHGLENLPKEPYVIACKHQSAWDTAIFLKHINGPAYILKKSLMNVPLFGRYLKTMCMIPVDRDGGSAALKQLQKDVNDRLEKGRSVIIFPEGTRTAPGERVKYQPGIAFIYKDMKENIPVVPVALNSGKFWGRNSFKKNPGVIKMHYLEPIYPGLDRKEFIKKLEDAIETKSAQL from the coding sequence ATGATAATAATACGCTCTGTTTTATTTAACATTTATTTCCCGCTATGGACATATACACTGGCAATTGTCGCTTCTCCTTTTTATCTGGCTCCCCAGCATATAGCTTCAAAGATAGGTCATATATGGTCTACGGGAATTATGATAGGACTCAAATATATCTGCAGCATAACTTACGAAAGACACGGGCTGGAAAATCTCCCTAAAGAGCCTTATGTAATTGCCTGTAAACACCAATCGGCATGGGATACGGCTATATTTTTGAAGCATATAAACGGTCCGGCATATATTTTAAAAAAATCCCTTATGAACGTACCTTTATTCGGCAGGTATTTAAAAACAATGTGTATGATACCTGTTGATAGGGACGGAGGGTCTGCCGCATTAAAGCAGTTACAAAAAGATGTAAATGACAGGCTGGAAAAAGGTCGCTCAGTTATAATATTCCCCGAAGGCACAAGAACCGCACCGGGCGAAAGAGTTAAGTATCAGCCCGGCATAGCATTTATATATAAGGATATGAAAGAGAATATACCTGTTGTACCAGTTGCCCTTAATTCAGGAAAATTCTGGGGGCGTAACTCCTTTAAAAAGAATCCGGGTGTTATAAAAATGCATTACCTAGAGCCTATATATCCGGGACTTGACAGGAAAGAGTTCATAAAAAAACTTGAAGATGCAATTGAAACAAAATCGGCACAGTTGTAG
- a CDS encoding YbaB/EbfC family nucleoid-associated protein — protein MNIQQMMKQAQKMQKKMEEMQQQLAQSEYEGTSGGGLIKVTVSGKGELKKLKIDPSLIDPEDPEVLEDLIVAGFNNAKKEADDAQSEAMSGAMGGMGLPPGFKMPF, from the coding sequence ATGAACATTCAACAAATGATGAAGCAAGCACAGAAGATGCAGAAAAAAATGGAAGAGATGCAACAGCAGCTTGCCCAAAGTGAATATGAAGGTACGTCAGGCGGCGGTTTGATTAAAGTTACGGTTAGCGGTAAAGGCGAACTGAAAAAATTAAAGATAGACCCTTCACTAATTGACCCTGAGGATCCTGAAGTGCTGGAAGATTTAATTGTTGCCGGTTTTAACAATGCCAAAAAAGAAGCTGATGACGCACAATCAGAGGCAATGTCCGGTGCTATGGGCGGAATGGGGCTTCCTCCGGGTTTCAAGATGCCTTTTTAA
- a CDS encoding recombination protein RecR → MQDNDIEKLIYLLGKLPGLGKRSARRAVLHLVQNKESLMIPLADAIASAADSIKICGECGNVDSSNPCHICTDPKRQNDNICVVEEVSDLWAIERSNMYRGTYHVLGGTLSAIDGRGPADLNIEKLIIKASNDDINEIILATNATVEGQTTAHYITERLKHLSIQITQIAHGIPMGGELEYLDDGTLATALKARRSF, encoded by the coding sequence ATGCAGGATAATGATATTGAGAAATTAATATATTTACTGGGCAAGCTCCCCGGTCTTGGCAAAAGATCTGCAAGGCGTGCCGTATTACATCTTGTTCAAAACAAAGAATCATTAATGATTCCCTTGGCTGATGCTATAGCAAGTGCCGCCGATTCAATAAAAATCTGTGGTGAATGCGGAAATGTAGATAGCTCCAACCCATGCCACATATGCACAGACCCCAAAAGACAGAATGATAATATATGTGTAGTAGAAGAAGTTTCAGACCTTTGGGCAATTGAACGCAGCAACATGTATCGCGGTACTTACCATGTTCTGGGGGGGACTTTATCAGCGATAGACGGTCGTGGACCTGCGGATTTGAATATTGAGAAACTTATCATAAAAGCTTCAAATGACGATATAAACGAAATCATTTTAGCGACAAACGCTACTGTTGAGGGGCAAACTACGGCTCATTATATAACCGAGCGTTTAAAGCATCTTAGCATACAGATAACTCAAATAGCCCATGGCATTCCGATGGGAGGAGAGCTGGAATATCTTGATGACGGAACACTTGCCACGGCATTAAAAGCACGACGTTCTTTTTGA